From one Streptomyces sp. SCSIO 30461 genomic stretch:
- a CDS encoding VOC family protein encodes MLTAVDHVQLAAPTGSEEELRAYYADVLGMTEIPKPPVLAARGGCWFQAGGVVLHLGIEQDFHPARKAHPGLRVTGIEAYADRLASRGAEVVWDENLPGHRRFYSEDPVGNRLEFLEPLA; translated from the coding sequence ATGCTGACCGCCGTCGACCACGTCCAGCTCGCCGCACCCACCGGCAGCGAGGAGGAGCTGCGCGCCTACTACGCGGATGTCCTCGGGATGACCGAGATCCCGAAGCCACCGGTGCTGGCCGCACGCGGCGGTTGCTGGTTCCAGGCGGGAGGCGTCGTGCTGCACCTCGGTATCGAGCAGGACTTCCACCCGGCCCGCAAAGCCCACCCCGGCCTGCGTGTCACCGGGATAGAGGCATATGCCGACCGCCTCGCATCCCGCGGAGCCGAGGTCGTCTGGGACGAGAACCTCCCCGGCCACCGCCGCTTCTACTCGGAGGACCCGGTGGGCAACCGCCTGGAGTTCCTGGAGCCGCTGGCCTGA
- a CDS encoding trans-aconitate 2-methyltransferase: MHSVPTWDPQQYLRHSGHRTRPFLDLLARIPDPPHGPDGRPARIADIGCGPGNVTVLLADRWPDARITGLDLSPEMLARAEKEHAGPTPGGGSIDFRLADAARWIPDEPYDLIVSNAALQWVPGHPGSFAAWIDGLAPGGTFAFQVPGNFTSPSHALLGELCESARWRDRLGDHGRRFVHVLEPADYLLRLADLGCETDVWETTYSQLLGGEDPVLDWVKGTALRPVLTALDGDPQAAAEFLDQYRDLLRKAYPPGPHGTVFPFRRIFAVARKAV, encoded by the coding sequence ATGCATTCCGTACCAACCTGGGATCCTCAGCAGTACCTCCGACATTCCGGGCACCGCACCCGCCCGTTCCTTGATCTCCTCGCCCGTATCCCCGACCCGCCGCACGGTCCGGACGGCCGTCCCGCCCGCATCGCGGACATCGGCTGCGGACCGGGCAATGTCACCGTCCTGCTCGCCGACCGCTGGCCCGACGCCCGCATCACGGGACTCGACCTCTCCCCGGAGATGCTCGCCCGTGCCGAGAAGGAACACGCGGGTCCGACCCCCGGCGGTGGCTCGATCGACTTCCGCCTCGCCGACGCCGCGCGCTGGATCCCCGACGAGCCCTACGACCTGATCGTCTCCAACGCCGCCCTGCAGTGGGTGCCCGGCCACCCCGGCTCCTTCGCCGCCTGGATCGACGGCCTCGCACCCGGCGGCACCTTCGCCTTCCAGGTCCCTGGGAACTTCACCTCGCCCAGTCACGCCCTGCTCGGCGAACTGTGTGAATCGGCCCGGTGGCGCGACCGCCTCGGCGACCACGGCCGCCGCTTCGTCCATGTCCTGGAGCCCGCCGACTACCTGCTGCGGCTCGCCGACCTCGGCTGCGAGACCGATGTCTGGGAGACCACGTACTCCCAGCTGCTCGGCGGCGAGGACCCCGTACTGGACTGGGTGAAGGGCACGGCTCTGCGGCCGGTCCTCACCGCACTCGACGGGGACCCGCAGGCGGCGGCCGAATTCCTCGACCAGTACCGCGATCTGCTCCGCAAGGCCTACCCGCCAGGTCCGCATGGCACGGTGTTCCCGTTCCGGAGGATCTTCGCGGTGGCCCGCAAGGCCGTCTGA